A stretch of DNA from Lotus japonicus ecotype B-129 chromosome 4, LjGifu_v1.2:
GCTAACTGTCATAACATTGAGACTGTCTCTTGCCATATATTGTGTGACGCCATTCAACGGAATGTCCCTTTCTATGTAGTGCGAGTACATTTCTCTTTGGGAGTTCTTTGATTATACTTAAACATACAAATTCATAATCCCGCCAATACCTAgcaaaataaaactcaaataaatTGGTATTCATAATGTATCAAAATTGTTTTACAATCTCACAAAATAAATCAGTTTACAATCTACAATATAGAAAGTTCATAAGCAATTTACAATCCacaaaacaaataaattaaacatttatAAACGTGCTTGTACCAAATCACCCTTATCCTGAATTTTACTTTGGCAAACCCTAATAGATAGATCTATTAGAGAGAGACACAACCTagcaaaatataattaaaaatggtTAGGAAATTAAAACACAAAAATAAGATAGATAACAAGTAAGATCAAATCCGGTACAATGCAGTGCATACAGTAACAGTACGGTAATGGGGTGAGGCGGGAACGCAACAATGGTATGGTGGGGGTGAGGCCACCAAAGAGGGAGAGGCCGAGAAAGTAGGTTTTGGTGGCCAAGCGAGAGGGTAAGGGTGGTGAAGGAGGATGGACACGATCAGAACAGGGCGATGAAGGGAGGCGAAAGAGATGATGACAAGGGACAGGGACGAGTCATGGCAGCGGAGGAGGGTGTGTGGACAGGGCTGTGTATAAATGTTTTGAGGCCTAAGGCAGAAACGATAAAGTGATTTTATTTTGACACTATTTTAAAACCTTAATATATAatgtaaattataaattattttatattaatattcTAGTTTTTTTAAGCTGCAAAATCATTTACTTACAATCAAGCAATTCTAACATTTCACTTTCAATAGATAAGATAACTAATTCATTCAATCTATCTTGTAATATCGTTGACCTCAGATATAATTTAAACTAACATTTATGAGTTTACACAAATTCAAATTGAGAatgtaaaaataacaaaatttatatttattaggattttagaAAATGTAAATTTGCTAATGCAAAACACTACTACAAATAACTGCTAAAGCTACACTTCTCAGTTCCTATATTGCGATTAATATGACATAATTTTTCATTGTTTCACTATCTCTCTCAAGTcctaatataatatattatatgaaTATTATTCTTTGTGGGGCCAAAGACAATTGAGGGGCCTAAGGCAATTGCTAGGCCTTTACACTGCCTTGTGTGTGGAGGAGCAACGTTAAGGGAATATGTTCCTTGGTTTATTTTTTGATGTTTTAAGAGGCTGATATTTTTGaattatgataaaaaaaaagttacaaatTAGATATTGAACCTCGTTGGAAAAATAATTTGCAgttacattaaaaaaaacaagtaCGGATATGGATATCCGCGTGCACCTGCGGTATCCTTACCCGTTTAATATCTGTTAAATGGATCCCTGTTTGGCACGAAAAGGGCACAAGCACAGGTAGATTGTTCGCGGGTAGCAGGGCAGGTACAGGTGTAGATACCCGACTGTTGCCATCCCTATTTATAACTTACATCCCCATTAGGGAAGTTCATACTTATAACTTAAaagttatttttctttcttagatAATTAGATGTTAGCTCATGGATGAAGCGGGAGGAACAAGGTTACCATTTGTGCTTGGATATTCATATTGAGCATGGCCCAGCCTCCTCTTTGCGTGCTTCTTGGTTTCTACGATCAGAGGGCTTTCTTTCGCTCGCCGTCGATGGAGCTTTCAGCCTTGCTCACAATCGTATGAGGATGGGATGGGTCATTCGGGGTTCCAAGATGGCCACCCATTTCTAGCTGAAATCCACGATATGAGGATGAGTCTTAAGTTGTTTTGGCAGCTTAATGTCAGGAAAGCTTACTATAAATTTGATTGCCTAGAAGTTGTGGAAACATAAAAGCAAAGGAGGCTTCAGTATCATGCTTGCAAGCCTCTTTTTGGGCATCATCTCCTACTTTTGTGGAACTAGGATATTCACCTCCGTCATATTCCAAGGGATGCCACCGAACCAGCTGATTATCATGATTGTTTAGCTCGCAGTGTGTTGTTTTAGCTTTGTAGTCTTATTGTTAATTTTCCCAATCACAAAAAACAAACTATAAGAATTATCTTTAAAAGTTTTAAACAACAAAATGAATcttgacttttttttaattattcctCTAATATAATGATTGTTCATTTGTTCTAATGTTCTctacttaaaataaaaaaatagtttttcacGTGAGCGGGGAAATTGGGAATTCAAAAATGTGAAAGccactcctcctccaccaccaaacAACGTAACTCTCATCACTCTTGCTATCTCAACTAAAATGGAACCTCCCTCTCTGAGATTGGTGATTCTCCAAGGCCCACGCGAAGGTGAAACCCTCGATTTCCGACCCGGATCCGCCATCAGAATCGGGCGGGTCATCCGCGGCAACACCCTCCCTATCAAGGACTCCGGCATCTCCTCCAAACACCTCTCCATTCTCACCGAATCGGGTAAATGGGTGCTCCGAGATCTCGACTCCTCAAACGGCACCGTTTTGGACGGCACCAAGGTCGCACCGCCGCATACCCCCGTTGACGTCAACGACGGCTCCACCATCAAGATCGGTGAACTCACCTCCATCCTCGTCACCTTCCTCCACCCTCCGACCCTGTCCGGTCCAACCGGAGCCGAACCGGACCCAGAGACTGAGGAGGGTgcacctgctgctgctgctaaaCCGGGTCGACCCGCCAGAACTAGGGTTACCCGGAATTCGAAGAATGAGGTTAGGGTTTCTGATTCGAGTGTTGTTGTTGGGAATTTGGGTGCTGCTGAAGCTGTGAACACGCGAGTGACTCGGAATTCGAAGAATAAGAGGAATGTGATTGAGGAGATTTCTGATTTGGGTGATCTGGAAGAGAGGGTGGGAGAACCCAAGATCACTAGGGTTACCCGGAACACGAAGAGTAAGAGGAATGTGATTGAGATTTCTGATTCCGTTGCACCGGAAGAGAAGGTGGAGGAACCGAAGAACACTAGGGTTACCCGGAACTCGAAGAATAAGAGAAATGTGATCGGAATTTCTGATTCGAGAATTGGGAATTTGGAAGCATTGGAAGAGAAGGTGGAAGAACCTAAGATCAGAAGGGTAACCCGGAATTCGAAGAATAAACGAAATGAGATTGAGACTTCTGATTCGAGAATTGGGAATTTGGATGCTGTTGAAGAGAAGGTGGAAGGACCTAAGATCAAACGGGTGACTCGGAGTGTGAAGAATAAGCGAAGCGAGGTTGAGCCTTCTGATTCGAGAATTGGGAATTTGGATGCTGTTGAAGAGAAGGTGGAAGAACCGGAGAATAAGTGGGTGACCGGAAATTCAAACAATGAGGAGAGTGTGATTGAGGAGAGTCCACAAAATTCAAGCTTGGAGCCTAGGGTGGAGAAtgttgagaaaaagaaaacaagggGTGGTGCCAAGAGTGGGGAATTGCAGGAAGAATGCAACGGTAAAGAGAATGGTGATGGGACAGAGAAGGAGAAATTGAATGGGGATGAGAATTTGCCTGATTTGGAGAAGTTGAGTCTGGGTGAGTGGTTTGATTTCTTGGAAGTTCACTTGCCAAAACAGATTATTGATGCAACTGAAGAGATGTTTGATTCTATGAGACAAAAAGCTGAAAGACTCCGCGAGTACATCATGATGCAAAAGAATCACCAAGTTGAAGTGCCTGCGGTATAGACTAACATTTTGTTGTCTTTTCTCTTGTTCATCCTTTTTGAACAATATTAGTTCCATATTGGTTCTTAGAGTTCGGTTCACGTAGTTGTAAGTATATAGCATGGTCTTGATAAATTTTACTCCTATCGCTGAAAGCTTTACAAATTATAcaatttatttgttatttgaGCTGGGTAAGTTTTTTTTGCTATTCATGAATGATGTTTCAGTTTTGTAGAATTTtaggatttggatcctctccatccaacttctctccatcccctctccatccaaaatctgagccattgattttgaattttaaaggtgagGATTAGTtcatgttttctctctcttcttaaattgattcaagcttttaaatataattcattttttctctctcttcttaaattgatccaagcctttaaatttctaaatcaatggctcagatttggatggagagaggatggagagaagctggatggagaggatccaaatccttTTACTATCTAGCTTTTCTAGAACTACCTTCTATCCAGAGTATGTTTAGGTTGAACTCTTGGGCATAAGTAAGATTCCATTGTTCATTATGTATTCAGCAGTCATGTGTACTATACTAAGAGCGATATGCAACTTGTATTTATACCTTGAAACTCTAATAGAAATGCTTGAGTACCCTACTATTATATATAGGTATACCATAACGTGGACTTTGAT
This window harbors:
- the LOC130710970 gene encoding FHA domain-containing protein At4g14490-like translates to MEPPSLRLVILQGPREGETLDFRPGSAIRIGRVIRGNTLPIKDSGISSKHLSILTESGKWVLRDLDSSNGTVLDGTKVAPPHTPVDVNDGSTIKIGELTSILVTFLHPPTLSGPTGAEPDPETEEGAPAAAAKPGRPARTRVTRNSKNEVRVSDSSVVVGNLGAAEAVNTRVTRNSKNKRNVIEEISDLGDLEERVGEPKITRVTRNTKSKRNVIEISDSVAPEEKVEEPKNTRVTRNSKNKRNVIGISDSRIGNLEALEEKVEEPKIRRVTRNSKNKRNEIETSDSRIGNLDAVEEKVEGPKIKRVTRSVKNKRSEVEPSDSRIGNLDAVEEKVEEPENKWVTGNSNNEESVIEESPQNSSLEPRVENVEKKKTRGGAKSGELQEECNGKENGDGTEKEKLNGDENLPDLEKLSLGEWFDFLEVHLPKQIIDATEEMFDSMRQKAERLREYIMMQKNHQVEVPAV